From one Leifsonia soli genomic stretch:
- a CDS encoding DUF1684 domain-containing protein — MTNAEPLTGGDVPGGDVPGGQTGAVTRAVTAVQTADWRRRVFALYASVRRLAGHDPAEAHAHWVSCRNDLFSSHPASPLLPEDREGFTGLPVTPYDPDWRFELPIRPAAEATRMDVETGTDGVVPFELLGTVRVPLAGTLDVWRLSSYGGGLFVPVKDALAGRPGGTYGGGRYLIDTIKGADLGLDTDEGEASLVLDFNFAYNPSCAYDPAWACPLAQAGNTLPVEIPVGERYPGT, encoded by the coding sequence ATGACGAACGCCGAACCCCTCACCGGTGGAGACGTGCCCGGAGGAGACGTGCCCGGCGGACAGACCGGCGCCGTGACCCGTGCGGTCACGGCCGTGCAGACCGCGGACTGGCGGCGACGGGTGTTCGCCCTGTACGCGTCCGTCCGCCGGCTCGCCGGTCACGACCCGGCCGAGGCCCACGCGCACTGGGTGTCGTGCCGCAACGACCTGTTCTCGTCGCATCCCGCGTCGCCGCTGCTGCCCGAGGACCGCGAGGGCTTCACCGGGCTCCCGGTGACGCCGTACGACCCCGACTGGCGGTTCGAGCTGCCGATCCGCCCGGCCGCCGAGGCGACGCGGATGGACGTGGAGACCGGCACGGACGGCGTCGTCCCGTTCGAGCTGCTCGGGACGGTCCGCGTCCCGCTGGCGGGCACGCTGGACGTCTGGCGGCTGTCGTCGTACGGCGGCGGCCTGTTCGTCCCCGTCAAGGACGCCCTGGCCGGGCGCCCCGGAGGCACGTACGGCGGCGGGCGCTACCTGATCGACACCATCAAGGGCGCCGACCTGGGGCTCGACACGGATGAGGGCGAGGCCTCGCTGGTGCTCGACTTCAACTTCGCCTACAACCCGTCGTGCGCCTACGACCCCGCCTGGGCGTGCCCGCTCGCGCAGGCCGGCAACACCCTCCCCGTCGAGATCCCCGTCGGCGAGCGCTACCCCGGCACCTGA
- a CDS encoding HelD family protein — MGVLESELERERAVVAGLYQRLDELRSETEERLARVRRDSVGSNHQARSERDAFARLYEDQLTQLRDVDARLVFGRLLLDEPVDGCDHRYIGRVGLRDDDQRSLLVDWRAQQAGAFYQATASEPMGVRARRHLTMSGRQVTRIDDEVFDESLLDGGSAGEQVQGEGALLAALTAQRTGRMHDIVATIQAEQDRIIRSDLRGALVVQGGPGTGKTAVALHRAAYLLYANRQRLSTSGVLVVGPSTAFLRYIEAVLPSLGETGVVLSTLGELFPGVEATAEDAPEAAILKGSAQMARLLSRAVKSRQKAPADEQTIVVDNERLVVAPDLIQRAIAKAQRTGKPHNVARVTFVKHALAELTDQLAAQLRASGSTIDDADLKVLREDLRTSYDVRVLLNTAWLPLTPQKLLQDLYARPAWLAELAPRWTEQQRDALHRDRTEPFTVSDVPLLDEAAELLGDFPGRPDPADRERDRQRKRDLENARAAIRNMGVQGLVSAEQLADGFAEQADRGTTAERAAADRSWTYGHVVVDEAQELSPMQWRVLVRRCPMKSFTIVGDIAQVASASGATSWQDALNPIFKDAWRLEELTVNYRTPAQITREAERIASSAGLPITPTRAVREGDWPIRRVTAERGDAALAAAVAGAVAHDRGIDDGGTLAVITTASDLPEVAAAVEERFGDAAGRGATGLSRPIAVLTGYEAKGLEFDAVVLADPDALAAESPRGAASLYVAMTRPTQRLTLVAR, encoded by the coding sequence ATGGGCGTGCTGGAATCGGAGCTCGAACGCGAGCGCGCCGTGGTCGCTGGGCTGTATCAGCGGCTGGACGAGCTGCGTTCCGAGACGGAGGAGCGGCTGGCCCGCGTGCGCCGCGACAGCGTGGGGAGCAACCATCAGGCGCGTAGCGAGCGCGACGCCTTCGCGCGCCTCTACGAGGACCAGCTCACCCAGCTGCGGGATGTCGACGCACGTCTGGTGTTCGGCCGTCTGCTGCTGGACGAGCCGGTGGACGGCTGCGACCACCGCTACATCGGCCGCGTCGGCCTGCGCGACGACGACCAGCGCTCCCTCCTGGTCGACTGGCGCGCGCAGCAGGCCGGCGCCTTCTACCAGGCGACGGCGAGCGAGCCGATGGGCGTGCGCGCGCGGCGGCACCTGACGATGTCGGGCCGCCAGGTGACCCGCATCGACGATGAGGTCTTCGACGAGTCCCTGCTCGACGGCGGCAGCGCTGGGGAGCAGGTGCAGGGCGAGGGCGCACTGCTCGCCGCGCTGACCGCGCAGCGGACCGGCCGGATGCACGACATCGTCGCGACCATCCAGGCCGAGCAGGACCGCATCATCCGCTCCGACCTCCGCGGCGCGCTGGTCGTGCAGGGCGGCCCCGGCACCGGCAAGACCGCGGTGGCCCTGCACCGTGCGGCCTACCTGCTGTACGCGAACCGTCAGCGGCTGAGCACCTCCGGCGTCCTGGTCGTCGGCCCGTCGACGGCGTTCCTGCGCTACATCGAGGCCGTCCTGCCGTCGCTCGGCGAGACCGGCGTCGTCCTGTCGACGCTCGGTGAGCTGTTCCCGGGCGTCGAGGCGACCGCGGAGGATGCACCGGAGGCCGCCATCCTGAAGGGCTCTGCCCAGATGGCCCGGCTGCTCTCGCGGGCCGTGAAGTCGCGGCAGAAGGCGCCGGCCGACGAGCAGACCATCGTCGTCGACAACGAGCGTCTGGTGGTCGCGCCCGACCTCATCCAGCGCGCCATCGCCAAGGCCCAGCGCACCGGCAAGCCGCACAACGTCGCGCGCGTGACGTTCGTCAAGCACGCCCTCGCTGAGCTCACCGATCAGCTGGCGGCGCAGCTGCGCGCCTCCGGTTCGACGATCGACGACGCCGACCTGAAGGTGCTGCGCGAAGACCTGCGCACCTCGTACGACGTGCGCGTGCTCCTCAACACGGCATGGCTGCCGCTGACGCCGCAGAAGCTGCTGCAGGACCTCTACGCCCGTCCCGCCTGGCTCGCCGAGCTGGCGCCGCGCTGGACGGAGCAGCAGAGGGACGCGCTGCACCGCGACCGCACCGAGCCCTTCACCGTCTCCGACGTCCCCCTGCTCGACGAGGCCGCCGAGCTGCTGGGCGACTTCCCGGGCCGCCCCGACCCCGCCGACCGGGAGCGCGACCGCCAGCGCAAGCGCGACCTGGAGAACGCGCGGGCGGCCATCCGCAACATGGGCGTCCAGGGGCTGGTGAGCGCCGAGCAGCTGGCCGACGGCTTCGCCGAGCAGGCCGACCGCGGGACGACGGCGGAGCGGGCCGCCGCCGACCGCAGCTGGACGTACGGTCACGTCGTCGTGGACGAGGCGCAGGAGCTGTCGCCGATGCAGTGGCGGGTGCTCGTGCGACGCTGCCCGATGAAGTCGTTCACGATCGTCGGCGACATCGCCCAGGTCGCGTCCGCCTCCGGAGCGACGAGCTGGCAGGACGCGCTGAACCCGATCTTCAAGGACGCCTGGCGTCTGGAGGAGCTGACGGTCAACTACCGCACGCCCGCGCAGATCACCCGCGAGGCGGAGCGCATCGCCTCCTCCGCCGGCCTGCCGATCACGCCGACGCGTGCCGTCCGCGAGGGCGACTGGCCGATCCGCCGCGTCACGGCGGAGCGCGGGGATGCGGCGCTCGCCGCGGCCGTCGCCGGTGCCGTCGCGCACGATCGCGGCATCGACGACGGCGGGACGCTCGCGGTGATCACGACCGCGTCGGACCTGCCGGAGGTCGCCGCCGCGGTGGAGGAGCGCTTCGGAGACGCAGCGGGACGCGGCGCGACCGGCCTGAGCCGCCCGATCGCCGTGCTCACCGGCTACGAGGCGAAGGGCCTCGAGTTCGACGCGGTGGTGCTGGCCGACCCGGATGCGCTGGCCGCCGAGTCGCCGCGCGGCGCCGCATCCCTCTACGTCGCGATGACCCGCCCGACCCAGCGCCTCACCCTCGTCGCGCGCTGA
- a CDS encoding YciI family protein produces the protein MRYVLMAQAEEGDGAEPAVRDRAALDRYEQELVRAGVLLAAEALEPVGTGVRIRFDGESPTPDRSPDAGTRVTALWTLQTAGEDEALEWARRLPLTSGSVEVRRVAGDAGR, from the coding sequence ATGCGTTACGTGCTGATGGCGCAGGCCGAGGAGGGCGACGGCGCCGAGCCGGCCGTCCGGGACCGCGCCGCGCTCGACCGGTACGAGCAGGAGCTCGTGCGCGCCGGTGTGCTGCTCGCGGCCGAAGCGTTGGAGCCCGTCGGGACCGGCGTGCGCATCCGCTTCGACGGCGAGAGCCCCACGCCGGACCGCTCTCCTGACGCGGGCACCCGGGTGACCGCCCTGTGGACGCTGCAGACGGCCGGCGAGGACGAGGCGCTGGAGTGGGCCCGCCGGCTGCCGCTGACGAGCGGGAGCGTGGAGGTGCGCCGCGTGGCGGGCGACGCGGGGCGATGA
- a CDS encoding RNA polymerase sigma factor, giving the protein MTDGERRDETRRTVESVWRIESGRLIAGLARSTGDVGLAEELAQDALVAALEQWPVSGIPRNPGAWLTTVAKRRAVDGWRRRERLDDRYAAIAHDLEQELGSDDPARVAQEPIGDDLLRLVFVACHPVLPQAARVALTLKLLGGLSTEEIARAFLVPPATMAQRIVRAKRTLSAAGVPFEVPERAEFPERLASVLEVVYLIFNEGYSATAGDDWMRPDLCREALRLGRVLAELTPREPEVHGLVALMEFQASRLGARTADDGTPILLQDQDRARWDRLLIGRGVAALERSDALRLSRRPPVSRGPYALQAAIAACHATAPTPDATDWEEIVALYGALGELRPSAVVELNRAVALSMAYGPEAGLEVVDRLAIDGTLASYHLLPSVRADLLLRLGRRDEARQEFQRAAAMTGNARERELLLARADEA; this is encoded by the coding sequence ATGACCGACGGCGAGCGGCGCGACGAGACCCGTCGCACGGTCGAGTCGGTGTGGCGCATAGAATCCGGGCGCCTCATCGCGGGGCTCGCCCGCTCCACCGGCGACGTCGGCCTGGCCGAGGAGCTGGCTCAGGATGCGCTCGTCGCCGCCCTCGAGCAGTGGCCGGTCAGCGGCATCCCGCGCAATCCCGGCGCCTGGCTGACCACCGTCGCGAAGCGCCGCGCGGTCGACGGATGGCGCAGGCGGGAGCGCCTCGACGACCGCTACGCCGCCATCGCCCACGACCTCGAGCAGGAGCTCGGATCGGACGACCCGGCACGCGTCGCGCAGGAGCCGATCGGGGACGACCTGCTCCGCCTCGTCTTCGTCGCATGCCATCCCGTCCTCCCGCAGGCGGCCCGCGTCGCCCTCACCTTGAAGCTGCTCGGCGGCCTCTCGACGGAGGAGATCGCCCGGGCGTTCCTCGTCCCGCCCGCGACCATGGCGCAGCGCATCGTCCGGGCCAAGCGCACCCTCAGCGCGGCCGGCGTGCCGTTCGAGGTGCCGGAACGCGCGGAGTTCCCCGAGCGGCTCGCCTCGGTGCTGGAGGTCGTCTACCTGATCTTCAACGAGGGGTATTCGGCCACAGCGGGCGACGACTGGATGCGACCCGACCTCTGCCGGGAGGCGCTGCGGCTCGGTCGCGTGCTCGCCGAGCTGACGCCGCGCGAACCTGAGGTGCACGGACTGGTCGCGCTGATGGAGTTCCAGGCATCCCGGCTCGGAGCCCGGACCGCGGACGACGGCACCCCCATCCTGCTGCAGGATCAGGACAGGGCCCGCTGGGACCGCCTTCTCATCGGCCGCGGCGTCGCCGCCCTGGAGCGTTCCGACGCCCTGCGGCTCAGCAGGCGGCCGCCGGTCAGCCGCGGGCCGTACGCGCTGCAGGCGGCCATCGCGGCCTGCCACGCGACCGCCCCGACCCCGGACGCGACGGACTGGGAGGAGATCGTCGCGCTCTACGGCGCCCTCGGCGAGCTGCGGCCGTCCGCCGTCGTCGAGCTCAACCGCGCGGTCGCCCTGTCGATGGCCTACGGACCGGAAGCCGGGCTCGAAGTCGTCGACCGGCTGGCGATCGATGGCACCCTCGCTTCGTACCATCTGCTGCCGTCGGTGCGCGCAGACCTGCTGCTGCGGCTGGGCCGCCGGGACGAGGCGCGGCAGGAGTTCCAGCGCGCCGCCGCCATGACCGGCAACGCCCGCGAACGGGAGCTGCTGCTGGCGCGCGCCGACGAAGCCTGA